The genomic stretch ctaacaatacacttacactaactctacactaactctacactaactctacacttacactacacttacactaaccctacactaactctacacttacactaactctacactaaaactacacttacactacacttacactaactctacacttacactaactctacactaactctacacttacactacacttacactacttctacacttacactaactctacactaactctacacttacactacacttacaccaaCATTACActatctatacactatacattggTTTTGACATGGGTACTGACATTGGTGTTgatactgatattggtactgatattgacATGGGCACTGACTTATATTGGTACCGATATTATTAGTGATACTGATAATGGTACTAAaatggtactgatattggtaccgATATTGGTACTGACATGTGTACCGATATTATTATTGATACTGATATTGGTGCTAAcatggtactgatattggtactggtATTGGTATTGGTATTGGTACAGGTATTGGTATTGGTACTGATACTGATATTGGTTCTGATATTGACATGGGTACTGCCTTATATTGGTGCTGATATTGTTATTACTGATATACTgatattaattcaattcaattcttttttatttgtatagcgcttttaacaatgaacattgtctcaaagcagctttacacagataatgtggtgattaaatgtaaatatgttctttgtaagtaagtttgtccctgatgagcaactgtggcaaggaaaaactccccgagatggcataaggaagaaaccttgagaggaaccagactcaagagggaacccatcctcatctgggttgcaccgaatgtccatttgaagcatatatacaaagttgcggggtacagtgatgatgatcagaagcgaactgcactcccgagtcagtgcagcagaccgccgacaccaactacagtccaatccgtcctcaaagcacccgttctactccggagtACTGATACTGATATTGGCACtcatattggtactgatattgacactgatattggtactcatattggtactgatattggcaCTGATATTGGGACTCATATTGGTACTCATATTGGTACTTATATTAGCactgatattggtactcatATTAGCactgatattggtactcatATTGGCACTGATATCGGCACTGATGTTGGTACTGATATCGgcactgatattggtactgatattggtactcatattggtactgatattggtacttaTATTAGCactgatattggtactcatATTGGCACTGATATCAGCACTGATGTTGGTACTGATAtcggtactgatattggtactgatattgatacttatattggtactgatattggcaCTGATATCGGCACTGATATCGGTACTCATATAGGTACTCATATTGGTGCTGATATTGGCATTGATATTGGTACtcatattggtactgatattggtacttaTATTAGCACTGATATCGGCACTGATGTTGGTACTGATATCGgcactgatattggtactgatattggtactcatattggtactgatattggtacttaTATTAGCactgatattggtactcatATTGGCACTGATATCAGCACTGATGTTGGTACTGATATCGGTACTCATATAGGTACTCATATTGGTACTTATATTAgcactgatattggtactgatatcgGCACTGATATCGGTACTCATATAGGTACTCATATTGGTGCTGATATTGGCATTGATATTGGTACtcatattggtactgatattggtacttaTATTAGCactgatattggtactcatATTGGCACTGATATCAGCACTGAtgttggtactgatattggtactgatattggtactcatTGTTCTGCTCAgattgaacacatttttttttagctatttgTTGATGGTTGcaataaaagttattttttttcgtTGTAAATGCATCACTCTCCTGATGGCAGATGTTGAAGCAGATGTTTAGTATTCAGTTCTTTGGTTCCTCTCTCTCACCttcttccccctctctctctctctcgctctgtcccGTTGTGAGTTTGGATTAGATGTAGAGATTAGACCCTGTGGATCTGTGTGGGTTTTGGTCTGGTTGGTAGATGTTGAGTTTGTTGGAGAACACAGAGGCTCGGACTCTCCTTATCTCTCTAATGGGCTTTTATAAAGGGGCTCAATTCAAAACTCAAAATGGCGTGAGATCTGATTTCACGCCTTTTTAGCTCCACGTGAAGTGACTGATAACGGCTGCGCTCGGGGCTGTTTGCGCAAGCTCGTGTttgcgctgtgtgtgtgtgtgtgtgtgtgtgtgcgcagagaCACTCGAGTGTCCCCCGGCAGTGGCGCTCCGTCGGTGCGCTCGCGAGCCCGTCCCCGTTTCCGGTTTGTCTCCCGGTTGCCGGGCGCCGCGGTGAGTCTTGCGCTCTGTTTGCGCGCAGGCACAATTACAGCCGCGCGCGCGCAAATATTGACTGAGAACACACTGCGGCCCCGGGGGCGCGCGCTCCGCACTCCCGCGGGTATAAAATGCTCGTGCAGGGAGGCGTGTAGAGCGGCGAGAGCGAGCGGCGCGCGGATCTGCACCGGGACACGGTAAGGGCACAAACACAACGACTCACCCGCATGCACCGAAACCTGAACACACACCGAAACACCGGGACCTGCAGGGGGCACGCGACCAACACCACCGATTCAACACAccgttacatttacatttacagcactaCAGGATCGAGTCCGGTTCCGGCTTTAGTACCATCAGTACCATTGGttctgatattggtactgatattggtactcatattggtactgatattggtactgatattggtactgatattggtactgatattggtactgatattggtactgatattggtactgatattggtactgatattggtactgatattggtactgatattggtactgatattggtactgatattggtactcatattggtactgatattggtactgatattggtactgatattggtactgatattggtactgatattggtactgatattggtactgatattggtactgatattggtactgatattggtactgatattggtactgatattggtactgatattggtactgatattggtactgatattggtactgatattggtactgatattggtactgatattggtactgatattggtactgatattggtactgatattggtactcatattggtactgatattggtactcatattggtactgatattggtactgatattggtactcatattggtactgatattggtactgatattggtactgatattggtactgatattggtactgatattggtactgatattggtactgatattggtactgatattggtactgatattggtactgatattggtactgatattggtactgatattggtactcatattggtactgatattggtactgatattggtactgatattggtactgatattggtactgatattggtactgatattggtactgatattggtactgatattggtactcatattggtactgatattggtactgatattggtactgatattggtactgatattggtactgatattggtactgatattggtactgatattggtactcatattggtactgatattggtactgatattggtactgatattggtactgatattggtactgatattggtactgatattggtactgatattggtactgatattggtactcatattggtactgatattggtactgatattggtactcatattggtactgatattggtactgatattggtactgatattggtactgatattggtactgatattggtactgatattggtactgatattggtactgatattggtactgatattggtactgatattggtactgatattggtactgatattggtactgatattggtactgatattggtactgatattggtactgatattggtactgatattggtactgatattggtactgatattggtactgatattggtactgatattggtactgatattggtactcatattggtactgatattggtactgatattggtactgatattggtactgatattggtactcatattggtactgatattggtactgatattggtactgatattggtactgatattggtactcatattggtactgatattggtactgatattggtactgatattggtactgatattggtactgatattggtactgatattggtactgatattggtactgatattggtactgatattggtactgatattggtactgatattggtactcatattggtactgatattggtactcatattggtactgatattggtactgatattggtactgatattggtactcatattggtactgatattggtactcatattggtactgatattggtactcatattggtactgatattggtactcatattggtactgatattggtactgatattggtactgatattggtactgatattggtactcatattggtactgatattggtactgatattggtactcatattggtactgatattggtactgatattggtactcatattggtactgatattggtactgatattggtactcatattggtactgatattggtactgatattggtactgatattggtactgatattggtactgatattggtactgatattggtactgatattggtactgatattggtactgatattggtactgatattggtactgatattggtactgatattggtactgatattggtactgatattggtactgatattggtactcatattggtactgatattggtactgatattggtactgatattggtactcatattggtactgatattggtactgatattggtactgatattggtactgatattggtactgatattggtactgatattggtactgatattggtactgatattggtactgatattggtactgatattggtactgatattggtactgatattggtactgatattggtactgatattggtactcatattggtactgatattggtactgatattggtactgatattggtactgatattggtactgatattggtactgatattggtactgatattggtactgatattggtactcatattggtactgatattggtactgatattggtactgatattggtactgatattggtactgatattggtactgatattggtactgatattggtactgatattggtactgatattggtactgatattggtactgatattggtactgatattggtactgatatttcTATAATAAAGGTACCAGGAGATTCTGGAACCAACACAAACAGAACTTTTCAGTACCCATGTTTGTTTGAGATGCGAATCCATACTTTTTACACCTCATCACTTCTCCACAGGATCATACACTGGATgtattctctgtgtgtgtgtgtgtgtgtgtgtgtgtgtgtgtgtgtgtgtgtgtgtgtgtgtgtacgtggtATTAACTAAAAACAACACACTGACtcacatttcatatttaaatatttcataaagaAACACGTCtgcacactttctcacacacacacacacacacacacacaaaatacttcTACACACAGGtttacacactactacacacacgtCTATACACACTTCTACAACATGCAAGtctacacacacttctacatccctcccacacacacactcgcacacgcacacacacactcgcgcacacacaaacacacacacacaaacacacacactcggacGCCAGGAAGGAGAATGAGAAGTAAAAGTACTGTAGTTCTGTAGTATTATTTCAGAGAGACTAGTTTGTGTATCTCACTtcattgtgttgttgttgttgttgttgttgttgttgtaggaTGGCGGCGAGTGTAATCAGAACCCTGAGTGGATTCGGAGCAAGCCTTCCTGCTCAGAGCTGCTACATTCCTCCTGATGAAGATGAGCTTGAGGATGAATGTGAAGAGGAACTGAGGGacgaggtggaggtggaggacgGCTTTGAGGAGGACGAGGAAGAGTCTTCAGGTGTGGAGTCTCACGTCACAGATCTGTCAGCGTCTGATCTGTACACAGAGATGACTGATCGCCTGCTACGCTTCGCAGAGCTCATCAGCAGTGACGTCCAGCGATACTTCGGACGCAACCGAGACTCGGAAACGTGCGACCTCTACGCGGGAAGGTCACGAGCCGAGGTCAACGGCCGGCACCGGTACTACTCCGACATCATTCGAGTGACATCATCAGAGCAGGCAGAGGAGCCAAAAAACCTCGGCCCACTTGCAGAACTCTTCCAGAACACTCAGGTGAAGAAACAGGGATTACCCATGATCCAGCGGCGGCTCCCCAGCAGCTTCTGGAACGAACCACTTCCTCAACACCCCGGCGTCTCTGCTGACGTCCCGGACCTGCCGTCTCGCTCCACacaaaccatcaacaccaccTGCAGCGTCCCTCTAATCTCCATGAGCAGCTCCACTACTCCAGACTTCAGCGACCTGCTTGCACACTGGGCTTCCGACAGAGACAACAACCCCGAGTTCACCTGTGAATACACACTTACCtgaagaacacacacaacacaacacacattcacacaatacacaacacatatttacacacaaaatacacacattacacatatttacacaatacataatacacacacgaCGTCTTTACACACCCAGAtatgtgttttttataaaatcctgtagatttgtaatttttgtacatttgtgtaATTTGAATAAAGTTTTCTGGTATTAAATCCCAGTCGGGTCATGAGGAGTGTCGGACTGTAGCATGATCCAGATGGCTGAATGTTTCTCTCGTCACACACTGCATTTACTGCTCACGTTCAGCATCATGAAGCTTTTTCACACACATCAAAGAGCTCAACCCTCATATATCATCCAATCACGAGGCACAGCTGATATAACCAACCAATCACAAGCCACAGCTGATATAACCAACCATTTACGAGGCACAGCTGATATAACCAACCAATCACGAGCCACAGCTGATATAACCAACCAATTACGAGCCACAGCTGATATAATCAACCAATCACGAGGCACAGCTGATATAACCAACCAATCATGAGCCACAGCTGATATAACCAACCAATCACAAGCCACAGCTGATATAACCAACCAATCACGAGCCACAGCTGATATACCCAACCATTTACGAGCCACAGCTGATATAACCAACCAATTACGAGCCACAGCTGATATAACCAACCAATCACGAGGCACAGCTGATATAACCAACCAATCACGAGGCACAGCTGATATAACCAACCAATTACGAGGCACAGCTGATATAACCAACCAATCACGAAGCACAGCTGATATAACCAACCAATCACGAAGCACAGCTGAAAGTCATTACAAATGAAACTCATTCGCTTTAAACAGGCAGAATTTGGTGCGGCTCGAGCGGTGGAAATGAAGACCTGTTGTGCTGTAGGGTATTGAGTTTAAGGTGTAGAGTGAACGGTGTCTCAACATCTACAGCTGCAGTTTTTATGATGGCAATTTGCATAAACTCCTGAATGTTATGAAGTgaataatcagaaaaaaattatttgcaaagTCCATTTTTATCATTTCACATTTAAGATTTCACTGCATTTCAGCTCTGCCACAAAAGGAGCAGGTGACATGATGTCAGTGATTCTCTGGTTACACGGGTGAGAGGGTTGATGAGGACGAGGCTGGAGATCACTCTCTCATGATAAATAAGTTTGAATAACAGACTTGAAAAGCTGGGTGGTGCTTGAAATCATTGTTCTTTGTCTGCGAGGAAGTGTGTGCAGTCATCAATGCTTTGTGCAAAAAGGGATTCAGAGGCGAGGACATTGCTAGTAAGACTGCACCCAAATCAACCATTTATCAGATAATCAAGAACTTTAAGGAGAGAGGGTGAATTGTTGTGAAGAGGGATTCAGGCTTCCAAAAAAGTCCAGTAAGTGTCACAGACTCAGCTGTGGGTTCAGGGCACCACCAGGTGTTGGGTGTAGAGTGTTGGGAGTATGGTGTATAGTGTTGAGTGTAGTGTGTTCTCTgttgtgtgtagagtgtagaaaGTAGGGtgtgggcaccatgttggtgacccctggtgtagAGAGTAGGGTGTAGAGTGCAGCAAatatggtgtagggtgtagagaGTAGAGTGTTGTGTAGAGAGTAGAGTGTAGAGAGTTAAGTTTAGGGTGTTGAGTATAGAGAGTATGGTGTGGGGTGTttagtgtagggtgtagaggtagtgtgtagggtgtagaggGTA from Silurus meridionalis isolate SWU-2019-XX chromosome 24, ASM1480568v1, whole genome shotgun sequence encodes the following:
- the LOC124378129 gene encoding protein PERCC1, whose protein sequence is MAASVIRTLSGFGASLPAQSCYIPPDEDELEDECEEELRDEVEVEDGFEEDEEESSGVESHVTDLSASDLYTEMTDRLLRFAELISSDVQRYFGRNRDSETCDLYAGRSRAEVNGRHRYYSDIIRVTSSEQAEEPKNLGPLAELFQNTQVKKQGLPMIQRRLPSSFWNEPLPQHPGVSADVPDLPSRSTQTINTTCSVPLISMSSSTTPDFSDLLAHWASDRDNNPEFTCEYTLT